The genomic DNA GCGTGGATGCTTCACATTAGCACATGAATTTGGACATGCTGGTCATTTCTATTTAGCAAATAAAAACCAACGTATCATGAACGTACGCCCATCTATGTACTTTGTTGAAGCACCATCAACTATGAATGAATTACTATTAGCTCAGCATTTACTAGCGACTACTGACGATAAGAGAATGCGCAGATGGGTCATTCTACAACTACTCGGCACATATTATCACAACTTTGTTACTCATTTACTTGAGGGTGAATATCAACGTAGGGTATATGCTCTAGCAGAAGAAGGACAGGCCCTTACAGCTACAACTTTAACTGAAATTAAAACAAATGTCCTTTCGACATTCTGGGGAGATTCTGTAGAAATCGATGAAGGTGCGGGCTTAACTTGGATGCGTCAGCCTCATTATTATATGGGTCTATATTCTTACACATATTCCGCAGGCCTCACTACAGCTACTGCAATAGCTCAAATGATTAAAGAGGAAGGACAACCTGCTATTGATCGCTGGTTAGATGTGCTTCGCGCTGGTGGTACAATGAAACCACTTGAACTAATGAAACATGCCGGAGTAGATATGTCAAAATCAGATGCAATCCGTAAAGCTGTTTCTTACGTTGGTTCATTAATTGATGAATTAGAGCATTCTTATCAAGAATAAAAAATAAGCCCTCGCTTTATGAGGGCTTATTTCATATTTACTTCCCAAACCTTTTACGATATCCACATTTCCTACAAAGCTCTTCAACCGCAACTCTTTTTGAAAATCCATCGACAATGTTTGTTGCTCTTTCACCTTCTATAATGTTAGAAAATGAATCATTATTAATATTTCCAAGGTTAATAATCCCTTCACCATCTAAACAACAAGGAATAACCGTCCCATTCGCTAAAATTCCTGCCTGATTACGAAGTCCATGACAAAATCCTTTCCCATCATCCTCTTCTTCATGTAATGCTGGCCACTGGAATTCATAGTCTTGATTAATAAAGACACGTTCTGCAATTTTTATACCTTTTCCTGGTGTAAGCTTCTCTTCAATCTGATAAGATAGATCAAATTCATTTTCAATTATGGATAATAACTCTCTATTTTTCTGGATTTCAGCATTTGTTTTATTATCCTGAGTTAAATTCCATAACCTTAACGATACAATTAAATCTGAT from Bacillus cereus G9842 includes the following:
- a CDS encoding radical SAM/SPASM domain-containing protein encodes the protein MKKFKKFYLEITSVCNLACSFCPPTERQKQFISVEDFAKRLDQIKPHTDYIYLHVKGEPLLHPKIDQLLDLSHEKGFKVNITTNGTLINKRRHRLLNKPALRQMNFSLHSFDGHPGSQDKEGYVRSILSFIREATSQSDLIVSLRLWNLTQDNKTNAEIQKNRELLSIIENEFDLSYQIEEKLTPGKGIKIAERVFINQDYEFQWPALHEEEDDGKGFCHGLRNQAGILANGTVIPCCLDGEGIINLGNINNDSFSNIIEGERATNIVDGFSKRVAVEELCRKCGYRKRFGK